DNA from Mustela lutreola isolate mMusLut2 chromosome 6, mMusLut2.pri, whole genome shotgun sequence:
GTCTTCCAAGAAGCAAACAGCAAGGTGCAATGAAATGTGCAGAGATGTGGTGAGGGCAAATGCTTTCAAGAAAATAGGGATGAAGCCAGGAAAGGTGAAGAGCCAGCTGTGTGATCCTGAGTGAAGGACAGATAGTACAAGTTGGGTGAAAGCATCCTAGACCAGCTTCCAGACTAAGGAGAGTTGAACAAGGGAGTTCTGGAGCTAAATTTGGCCATGAGCAGATCCATGGAACACCTCCAAACTCACTTTAAGAGACCAGCATAActttgataccaaaatcagaaaaagaacattGCAAGATAAGAAAATCACAGGCTAACATTGCTCATGAATGTAGATGCAACAATtatcaagaaaatattagcaaatgaagcacaacaatatataaaaaggataacatttattccagagatgccaGAAGGGCTTACTATTCAATAAATCAAGGAATATAATGAATCTCATAGAGACAACGAAAGGAGAAAGAACATACATTCATTTTAATAGAGCCCTAAACGCACTTGACAAAAACAACACctagtcattaaaaatataaataaaggggcacctgggtggctcagtaggttaagcctctgcttttggctaaggtcatgatctcaggggctcaggtgatgatctcagggtcctgggatccagccctgcatccggctctctgctcagtggggagcctgccccccactctctgcctgcctctctgccttgtgatccctctctctgtgtcaaataaataaataaaaccttttaaaaatatataaataaaacttcccAGGAAAATTATAATAGAAGATAAGTTTCTTCATATGATAGAGATTAACTACAGGAAATTCACTgttaacatcatattcaatgcagaaattgtgtgtgtgtgtgtgtgtgtgtgtgtgtgtgtggtgtctgcATAAGATCTTTacttctcctgcttctctgaCCCGATGGGGGGTTTAAGAAGTTCAACTTgggattcattttcttttggctCTTTCTCTTcagcctctttctcttcttctgctgggggCGAGGAAGGAGGTCCCTTTTTTGAACCTGCAAGCCAGGCTCCCAAAGCTGACCCAACAGAGCCCAGGAGGATGTTGGATGACGTGGAGAGTCCAGCTGCCCCACGACTGCAGCGTCGCCACCAGGCTGCCGGCGGCCACACCACCCCGGTTGGCGACGGCGGCGGCGGACATCATCTTGGCCGCTAGCGAGGAAGCGGCGACTCCGGCCCCGGGGAAGCCCACGGCGCCCAGCTCGGCGGGCACGGCCGCCGCCGCCAGCACTCCTCCCACAACAGCGCCCGCCGCCCGTTGCATCCCAGAAACTTCGTCCACCTCCCCGCACAGCTCCCAATGCAgaaatttttaaaggcttttctcTGAGGTTACAAATGAGACAGATGTTTATCATCATCATTTCTACTCAGCATTTTTTCTGGAGATTCTAGCCATTAtgagaaagcaaaaaaggaaagaaaggaaagaaaatggaatgaaataaaataattttttagtcaTCATTAATAACATTGTGTGTGCAGAAAACTTGAAAgtgaaaaagagataaaactaGCAAGTTCAGTAGAGGGAAAGTCAATTTAATACTAATTGCCTTCTACATATTCACAGtaaataatggaaaattttactaaaaacttaaaaatcaaatctataagaaaaaaataaagaagtcacttatgctttctccattgaaaactataaaacattggtaTACATTAAAGCTAAATAAATGTATAAGaatcccatgttcatggaaagaaaaactcattatgtttaaaatgtcaattctctccaaattctactttttaaaaattgaagtatacaTCAATGggtgaatcactgaactctacctctgaaaggaATAATATACTATACCTTCATTaactgaatgtaaataaaatgaaatttgaaaaatgaagtgTAGTTGGCACAaactgttacattagtttcaggtgtaaacatagtaatttgacaacTCCGTATCAAATCCTGGGCTCACCAggagtgtagctaccatctgtctctGTAAAACACTGCTATAACACCATCAACTGTATTTCCTAtgcttttgccttttatttccatgacttactcattttatacctggaagcctgtatctcccactccccttgacCCGTTTTGCCTAACTTTCCAGCTCCCCTCTGGCATCCAgtagtttcttctctgtatttctggacctgtttctggtttttgtgtgtttgttcatttgttttgtcttttaggtACTACTTATACGTGAactcacatggtatttgtctttctctgtctgatacATGTCTCTAGAagaccatccatgttgtcacaaatgttaagatttcattcttttttatggatcaGGAATATTCACACACACCATTCACCTTCTTTATCCGTCCttcacttaggttgcttccatactCTGGCTTGTGTAAATAtggctacaataaacataggagtgctcATATCTTCCTCAAATCATTCTTAAGTTGCGGTGCAATTTGGATTAATATTCCAGAGTGTGTGTATAGACTAGTAAGCTTATCcgaaggggaagaggcagagggagagggagaagcagactccccactgagaaaggggctccatcccaggaccctgaggtcatgacctggaaGAATTTGAAGGCTAGAGGAAATACTTTCCCTCCACTTCACCGGGAACCCGTGGAATCTATGTGAAACGCCAGACCTGCGACGAATGGCATGACTCCCAGTGGAAGGAGAGGTGGAGGGACACACATCTAGATGCAGAAAGGTATGGGCAGAGCCTAGGGGACACGGGAGTGGTGCTGAGGGGGAACACACTGAAAGAGAGACTGACCAGAAGAACACATATCAAACAGAGGAAGGGAGCCTTGGCTGGGAGTGAGGAGCATATATGCTCTTGTGTCAGAGTCTCTGGGTTCATGCTCCATTCAACCATTTACTTACTATTTATGAGCACtggagaaaaagaattagaaacaaaatCTCCTGCCAACCTACGAGACTTAACTATAAAagtaaaagggaaggaaaacactTATTATCTAAAAATATTCAACCTTAATGTGATGTGCATCATAGCCAAACTACTAAAGAGATTGCAAGAACAGGGGGAGAAAAAGctaggcttctgccttctgctggggtcatgatccctgcctgggctccctgctcagcgggagcctgcttctccttctgcctctctctctgcccctacgcaggcttgtgctccctctctctcaaatcaaagataaaatcttttaaaaacacaaaaacagaaaaaccaactGCTTGCAGGAAAGATCTCTATGCCCTGAAGTCAGCAGAATACGCTACCACAAAATATGCCGCTTTGGTATATTAAGTCTGTTGAGCTGTGGGCACTTGGAAAATAGGAAAGCAAGGAGAGGTGTCCTCAAACCTCCCTCCCCAATTGACTTAAAGACAGATTCTTCTAAAGGAACTCAATTGTCATAAATTATCTCCCTGGGAGTTTCATCAGCCAGGGAAGACTGGCTCTcgtcacaggagaggagagaggaaatggaCACCATACCCAAGCAAACTTGGTCACAAACTATCATACCTCCCAATTATGCACCTAAGGTCCATTTGTCTTTCTTAAAAATCATCTACCTTCTCCTAAAAGACCAGCACCCCCAGTACCCTTGTTCCAGTATAATGGCATTTAGCCCAAGTTCCAAGCCACCTCAGAGACTGGCTCAGTTTTCTCTGGGAATCTTCAAGGAATACATGTACATGTATTCCTTGTGCATGAGAAATGAGGGATAATAAATGCTTGCCTGATTTTCCCTTGTCCGTCTGTCTTGAATCACAGAGTTCCCAGCTTGGAACTCAGAGGGTAGGAGGAAAGCCATTTCCCCACCAAACCCCGCGTGCACAGGAGGACCGTGCTGCTTCTTGTCTTCTCCCGATCCACGCTTGTCATGTGTTCAGAAAACAGAATCTCTACCATCCCCTTTGCTATATCCCCGCACATAACGACAAcctcaagaaagaaaggaaagtgacTTCCACGTGTCTGGGAGCAGGTCCCCATTCGGATTCACAGCCTTGGGACTTAGGGAAGGTGAGAAGGATCAGAAAACCAGGAAAGGCTGGATCCGGAAGCCTCGCTAATCGCTCATTTCCCCACCGCACATCCTTCCTAGGAATATAATTAAACCTTATCAAGACTGACAACACTTCTGAGCCAAACACTTGCTGTAATTGTGGAGGGACAGGGAAAGCTGTACTTCAGGGACTGAGATCCTGCCGAGGGTTTTCTCCTCCCTGACGGGCTGACAGCTTTGCAAAGTGAAGTCTTGCTTTCAGTGCCTGTTAGCCAAGAGCTCATCACATCCAGAGGGTACAAATATGGCTTGAGGTGTGGGGTTCACCTGCCAGAAGGAGCGACAAAGGGCTGAGCTGCATGGAAGGGAGCAGGTGAGCACACCTGACCTATCCTAGTCTCACTCCCTGTGCCAGAGGAACTTTCCCTCAGATGTAGGAACTTGCTTCTCTCTTTGACTAAGGAAAGCAGTTCGTGTGAGGTTCTGTGAGCCTGAGCCTCTGGCCTCCTGAGCTTGCAAAGGTATGTGCCCGGGGCAGAGAGATGATGGGGACCAGTGCCCCAAATGTGCCTCCAGACATGGGGGAGCACTGTGTCCTGAGTTCAGGATGTGGTCCCATGCGAGAGCTGTGGGGTGGCCTCTCAGAGAAAGGACCCACATTCTTTATCCGGAAATCGAGAAGGGTCAGAGTGTTTCCGGTTCCCAGGAGCAGCTCTGCCTCTTCAGCCTCCGTGGCCCCTGCATTATGCCTGTGTCAGCATCACTCACAGTGATAAAATCTGTAGCCCTCATTTGGTGCATTCCTGTGTTTTGCAAACGAGCCAGCTTTGTCTTCCCCAGCGTGTTCCAAATCCCCCAAGTGCACGTGTGTAATTGGAAGGTTTCTCCTGCATCTGTCCTTAAGCCTCCGGATCTTAGTATTAACACCATCCACGTAAGCCAACTGCCCCCACCACACGCCAGCAGGATGGGACCCTGTTAGTAGCCATGAGGATTGAAGTGACAGGGGCTGTTGGCAAATCCCTACTTTTGCATCGCCAGCTTGTGAGTACCCAGAGGCTGCCCACTTTCCCTATACCATTGTCTTCCCTAGCAGGAATACgcttctcatttctttgaggagaaaacaggctgaGAGGGATGCACAGAGTTGGACTAGCTGGTAGGTGTTCGATCCAGAATGGGCGTCACCCAACTGCCTGAGTGTAAAGCctgtcttttaaaatagtttacttGACCATTTGCAAAAAGTAGTCTGGGAGAGTGTCATCCCTCCCCACTCTGACACTCTTCCTACTATTCAGTCAGAAAGAAAGGCATTAGTCTTTCCATTtgttgggggaggaagaggaggctgaTGGCCATAACCTATGTTCCTCAAGCCCTGAGGCCACCCGGTACCAAACCGGAACAGGAGCCTGAGCTCTCGCGGTTCATGGTGACAGAGACCTGCGGGCAAGGACGCATCTAAGTCCAGGCCTTAAATGGGTGAGGACACGGTGCGTGGAGAAGGTTCTGGGAAGATTTGCAAGTTTATGGAACCTATGCAAATTGGAGGTTAGAAATCCTGGTTTCTTTGGTTGTGGGGAAATACTCAGTGGTTCTCTAGAAATGTCTACCTGTGAAGTGAGGTTCAAAGCTTAGTAGTGAAAGAGGAATTCTTACTCAGGCCCGGAAGCATGACAGTCGGCTTGGACTGATAAGGATCAAATCACTTGTAGTGTCAATCAGGTTCAGAGAATGATATCGGTCACATGGACCCACTCGCCTGAATCATTTCTCCACAGATTCGTCAGCAGCTAGGAAAGGGCATAGTGAACCTGTGTTTCAGTGGACACTCTTTTCTTCCCAAGGATGCACTAACTCCCTTCACTGTATGTCCCCAAATTTGGGGATCCCTCATTCAGGAACTGCCCTTGTCTCCCGGCAGCCCCCAGGTCCTCATGATTAGGTTTGCTAACCTTTTGGGAGATGTCAAACATCCTGAACTAATCCAGGCTTTGCCTAGTGTCCCCTCCGATTCCTCAGTGGGACTCAGACCTCCTATAAACACCCTCGCTGGCAGCAATCCAAGGTCCCCCAGGCTGCCCAGGCTGCTGCAAGTCATAGATCTGAGTTTGGGCAGCCCACAGGCCGGTTTCTGGAAGTCTCTGGCTGAGGAGCATTTAAAAGTTGGGATCTATGCAGCTTCAGTTGATCTTGAAAACTAGGAAAACTCACTGGAAATTTTAACAATGAACATACAGAGAACGTTTGGGGTTTTGAAAGACAGCTCTGGAAATATTAAGATGTATGTATCAGAGATATAAAGATTGGAATTGGTAGGGGTGCTcaggtagctcagtgggtgagTGCacaactctcgattttggctcagatcgtgagctcagggtcctgagattcagccccgcatcgggttccatgctgagtgtggagcctacttatgattctctctcgctccctctgcctttccccaacctgcctttcctctctgcctttcctctgcGTCCCCCAACTcaaagaaaacccacagaaaaacAACTGGAATCAGGAGACAAGCGAGGAAATTGTGATACTAATCAAACTGAGGTACGCGTTGCATGCTGAACAAAAGAAGGGGCGTGGTGACAGATGAGacaggctcagtgctcagtggaaGCAAGAGGAGTTATTAAGGGGTTGTGGGGTATAGGGCGTGGGGAGGTTAAGAAAACCCAGACTTTTGTGGAGTTGCCTGATGGTAACATCACACGAGACAGTAGAAAACACGGAGTGACATCAGGTTGGGGGACGTTTTGGTTCATTTCCGCACATGCTGAGATTAAATGTTTGTGAAATACATAAGGATTTGAACAAGCGGGTTGTCTTGCTGGGATGGAGCACAGAAAAAATTCTTAGTTGCAAATTTAGATTGTTGTTTGCTCATACACAAAACTGTATTTCAGGCTCATAGAATCACCCACAGTCAGTGCCCAGAAGGACAGAAATAGAGATCTTTGGACAACACCTTCTCCATTGCACATATCCCGACTAATGGCTCAGTGTCCCTGACACACCAGGGAAGCCCTCTGATGTGCATTATTCTTTGCAGACACATATCATCATCACTGTTGCTTTCTTCAAGAGGTGTTTGATAGATCCAAGAGTTTCTGCCCGTGAAGTAAGAAATGTTTCCAATGATTATTAAAAGAACAATATTCCTCTTTGTAATTGGACCTGGCATTGTGGGGAATGTCTTTGTTGCTGTGAATTACATGTACATATTCTTTTGGGACActaaaaagaaatctacacatcTAATTCTCATCCACTTGGCTTTTACAAATATCATAAACCTTTTTTCCAAGGGAATGCTAAAAACAATAGACACTTTTGGTTTGAGAAACTTCCCGGATGATGTAGGCTGTAAATTTTTTGTGTACCTGGAGCGGGTGGCCCGGGGTCTCTCCATCAGCACCACCAGCTTCCTGACTGTGGTCCAGGCCATCACCATCAGCCCCAGAGCCTCTGCACGTGCCACCTTCAAGCCAGCATCCACATGGTATATCCTTCCCTTTTTCCCCTTCTTGTGGATACTCAATTCCTTGGTCAGTATGAACTTACTCTATTACATGAAAAACATCAACAGCCTAAACAGATCACAGGTTGGTCAAAGGGGCAGCTACTGTTATTTCCTACCAGCAAACCAGACGATGAAGTGGGTTTTTCTCATTCTCATGACCCTGCGTGACATCCTCTTTCTGAGTCTGATGGGCTGGGCCAGTGTCTACATGGTATGCGTTCTCCATAGGCACCACCAGCATGCCCGCTACCTGCAGAAATCCAAGGTTCTCTACCACAAACCCCCTGAGATAAGAGCTGCTCACAGTGTTCTCCTGCtgatgctttgttttcttttcttttattggacAGATTgtattctttctttatatttaaactcTTTCTTTAATGGTAAGTCCCTAATATTATTCATTCTAGAAATTTTAACCCTCGGTTATACAACTGTTAGCCCGTTTGTGCTGATTCACAGAGATGCACATCTGGCTAAATGCTGGCACTTTCATTAAGACTTGATCCCTATTTCCTTGATCCCTCAGATAGCAAGTTTCAAATAAGACATTTTATGCCagtgagttaaaaaaaatgaagcgTAGCTTCAAAAATTAAAGTATGATGTTATACAACAAAGCTGGTGACCAGTAGCCCTGAGCTGACACAGGTAGGAGATCATAATGACCTCTGCGACTTAACCTTCTTCTGTCCATCCTGCTCCCCTCGGGAAGGGTAAGCCAATTCCAGAGTTCCTGCTTGTAAGATGCCTCTTTCTCTACCAAACTTCCTCCGGGAAGGAGAAGAATTTGGCAAATTCCTTCAAAAtgttaatgtattttctctttgacttgTAAGTTTCACTTCTAGGGGGATTGCTCATATGGGAATTGCAGTATAAGGATTATTATGCATTGCagcagcttttaaaaatcatgaactaAATTTCCAGCAAGTAGGCTCTTTTGCTGGCTATGTGGAAATATCCTAGAGGATCCAGCCATACAAAGGAATTTTATTGAGCTTCTGAAAGAATGGGTGAGTTCAACATATATTAAATGGAATGATGTACAAGGTGTGTTTGTAATTAACAAAAGACAGGAATTCAAAAGCAATGGCACTCAAAAATGGAATGGAGTATTTTAACTTGATCTTATATCCTTTTCTGCATGAGTGCAAAGAAAGTTAAAGCAGTATTACTTGGTTTCAGAGAAACAGGGTAAATGAAACAAGTAAGTACAATTTCCTTTTgcatctttctgtattttctgagtCATTAAAATCTTTGAATATAGCTTTTTAAAGACGaataggcgcctgggtggctcagttggttgagcgactgccttccgctcaagtcatgatccccgacttccggaatcgagtcccgcatcgggctccaagctccctggggagtctgcttctgaccttctcctctctctcactcattctctctcaaataaataaataaaatctttaaaaaaatttctaaaaataaaaaaagatgaatacaaatttaattttgaaaataacgTGTGGCTTGTTTCGAGACACATTTGTTAGTGCCCTGACATTGCCAGTATTCCAGCCTCATACTAGTGTCCCATCAGAGAGCTACACAATAATTCAGTTTCTACAGTAATTTGAATAGCAAATTTGgcctatatttttcttaaattggaACCCAAATATGTATTTGGGTAGAATTCATCATTCTGGCCCTAAGATATATCCTCAAACTGTTTTGGAAAAATACCGGATGCTCTTTTACTGATTCTACATGTTTTATAATGCAAAAATTTGAATTGATATACACATTTTCCATCTCATTTTTAAGAATTCCTGTACCATATCTGTTTGATTGCCCTTGCAGACATTTGAGTTTTTACTTCTCTACTAAACTTCCCTTTGGTTTTGTGTCAACACAGTTTTAAATAACTTATTTaggttattatattatattgtaataTGTATAGAAGCTTAACTTCCTGATCTAACTGTGCGTGCTTAAAGCCAGACTATGTTACTTATCTTAGTCCCATAACTTTCTGATGACATCTTTTTCTGTCATAGAGAACAGGGCAAAATAAGCACTCCCTGAACTGGTCACTGGTAATTGACCCAAAAGGAGGGATGGGAGAGCTcggaaatgaaaaatgagaatagCATTTAAAAGTTAATTATGAAGAAGAGATTATTGAGCAGTAAAAATAACAAGTATCCAGATGAACACGGAGACGTGTGATTGGTGACAAAACTTGGTTCGGATCGTGGGTTAGTCGGGGTCCTCCAGAGAAACAGGATCCATAGGAAGCATCTGTATCTATACATCTGTGTCTCTCTGAAGCGATAGGAGTTGGCTCACTTCGTATGGAGGCAGGGACGTCCCACATTCTGCTGCGTGCAGCTGGACACCAGGAAGCCGGTGGGGTAGCTCACTGTGAGTCCCCAGGCCAGAGAACCAAGGGCTCCTTATTTAAGTAGCCAAGTCTGAGGGCCCGAGAAGCAGGAGCTCCCAGGTCAGAGGGCCAGAGAAGATGGACTTGGTAGctcacaaagagagaaagaaagcagcttttctttgcctttttgttccATTAGGGCCCCTAATGCATGGGCAAGAGCGCATCCCTACTCCGTCTACCGAGCACATGCTAATCTCTTAAAGAAATACCCTCATGGACAAATTCagttttaccagctatctggtCATCCATCCAGCCGTCAAGTTGACACACAACATTGCCATCATGGACAGCCTGGCTTTTGGGTTCTTGAATAAGTGCTATTCTGTGCTTCTCTCGGAAAAGTTAGATGAATTgagaaattgaaattgaaagtAAATTCTGCAGAAAGTAATTTCTTCTGCAGAAAGTAATTTCAAGTTGAGAAACACATGGTGAAATTGTCCCCCATGG
Protein-coding regions in this window:
- the LOC131834742 gene encoding putative vomeronasal receptor-like protein 4; translated protein: MFPMIIKRTIFLFVIGPGIVGNVFVAVNYMYIFFWDTKKKSTHLILIHLAFTNIINLFSKGMLKTIDTFGLRNFPDDVGCKFFVYLERVARGLSISTTSFLTVVQAITISPRASARATFKPASTWYILPFFPFLWILNSLVSMNLLYYMKNINSLNRSQVGQRGSYCYFLPANQTMKWVFLILMTLRDILFLSLMGWASVYMVCVLHRHHQHARYLQKSKVLYHKPPEIRAAHSVLLLMLCFLFFYWTDCILSLYLNSFFNGKSLILFILEILTLGYTTVSPFVLIHRDAHLAKCWHFH